GGCGACATCGCCTTTTTGTCTGTCGCCAGGTTCAAAAATGCCTTTCCTGTGCTGAATTGGACAGGCTCCAAAGTTGCGGGGCTCACCTTTGATCTCTGCGTACCGTTTGTTACTGCGCAGAGCATTGACCTGACCAATAGCCGGCACAAGATTGTGAAGGTCAAACATCATGGCCTGAGCCTGAGGGTCGTGTTTCTCGCAATATTTACGGTTGTGGTTTGTCCAGCAGGAAAATTACCGCACAGGCATCAGAGATACCGGAACAACATGTTCCCATTCAACCCGCCCGGCTCTTTTGATGTGTTTGTGTGGTGCAACATACCCACAGTCTTTAGTGTCTGTTATCCTGCCGGATCCATCCTTATCCTTGTCACTTTGATAAAGGCAACCGCAGTAGAATGTGAGTATATTTCCTTCATAAATGATGTCATCAGCAGTATTTTTGGCATCCTTCCAGCTGGTTGCCGACTCTGCAAAGCCTAAGGTCTGGCAGCACAAAAGCAAAAGTGTGGCGAATGCTATGACCCTCATAACATAACGCTACCACTTTGAGGGTATTTAGTAAAGTTCTACTCAATTCTTCCGTGTTTATCCCTGGATGTGCAGGCAGGCTGATTGATGAGACCCCGGCTGAGCGTTAGAACAGGCAGTTAAACAAAAGCTGGTGCAGGCGCCCGGCGCGGGCCTGAATGCTTTTCAGCAGTCGTTTTTCCTGAGGGGCCAGAAGCGCAGGGTCTATGGATGTGGTGGCGGGGCGGCCGGCGGCAAGATCTGTGATTTGCTGGCGCAGGATAAGCCGGATACAGAATTGCAAATCTTCAGAAAGCTGCAGAATTTCTGGCGGCACCGTGCCGGTGGTAAAAATATCCGCAGCACGTCTGGCGCCGTTACGCGTATCAATGCTTCTAGAGATTGCCAGTACGCGCAAGGTTTCAGTAATTGGCAGCAGTAAGTGAAGCTTCAGATTAAAGCGTCCATTTTCGGTCTTCAGGCCACCAAAGATGGTCGTGCCTGCGCTGTGGTTCTGTACATTGCGGGCCAGGCTTTTCAGGAAATCATGCTGGCCATCAACAGATATCCTGATATGGTCCTGCAGCTGGTCTGCCAGCCCAAATTCACCACATACAGGCTGATAGTCAAAAAAGATATCCACGCTGAGCATATCTTCAGCCCGGCCATGCGTGACCCACTCACTGATGGTCTGTTTCCAGCCTGAAAGTGGCTTGCACCAGCGAGCAGATGAAGACATCACGCCGCCAGTGCAATAGGGTATCCCCGCCGCATCCAGCCTTTCAGCGATGGCCTGACCAAATGTCAGAAACCAGTCAAGAGCAGCCTTTCTTTCAGCATCTGTGGCCGTATCCGGCATATCGTCAAAAATCAGCGCATGATCCTGGTCAGGGGCCAGCAACGATTCATTCCGTCCGCCTGAGCCCAGAATCAATAATGACCAGGACAGCGGGGCGGGGCCAAGTTCAGCTTCAGCCAGTTCAGCAGCCTTTCGCATCGCTGCCCGGTATTGGCCAGAAATCACAGCAGCGATATCATAAGATGCGATGCCTTCAGCCTGGAGCGAGGCAGATAAGGACGGCAGACCAGCCAGAGCGGCACGCATATCAGCAGCACTGCCTGCGCCGGACAGCTCATCGCCAATGATCATTGCTTCTGTAAGGCGTTGGCGGGTGAGATCACGCACCGATATCCAGCCTGCCAGCCTGCCTGTTGCGTCTGTCACGCCCAGATGGCGAATATCATGGGTGTGAATCCGGCCAAGAGCAATATGCAGATAATCATCAGCAGATACAGTGATCACAGGGGCAGACATGATGTTGTGGAGCGGAATATCTCTGGCCCGCACAACCGCATCAGTCGGCAGGGCCATACAGCGCACAATATCCCGTTCTGAGGCAATGCCAGCTATCTGGTCAGGGCCCGTGCCAATAAATACGCAATCCAGCCGCTGCTCGCTCATCAGACGGGCCGCATCCAGGACGGTCTGGTCTGGTGAGATGATATGAGGCGGGCTGTGCATGATTTCAGATACGCGGTGGCTGTAGGGAAACGGGTCAATACGGGCAAGGCGCGTCTGGTTCATGGTTGTTTCCGGAGCTGCAGCCACATCCACCCAGCCTGCTTTTGTGGTGGCCAGACGCTGATCATCAAGGCTGGAGACGGCGCGCCTGGCATCAGCAAGGGTGGTGATGTTGCTGGCCTGTAAATCAGGTAACAAGGCACAGAATAATGCGGCCGTCATGCGGGCATCACCAAGGGCGGTATGGCGCCCATCACCGCTGATGCCGTAATGTGCAGACAGGCTGTCCAAATCCCCCATCATCAGCATGGTGTCACGGCCAAGAATTAAGGTTGCCAGCTGGCGCACACATAAAGCTGGTCCCGGCTGCCAGTCGAGCCCGTGCCGGTCAGCCTCTGCGGCGATTACGGCTAAATCAAAACCAATATTATAGCCGATAATCACCTTGTCTTTTACAAGGTCACGAAACCCCGGAAAGACGACCTGAAATACTGGTGCGGTCGCCACATCGGCATCTGTCAGGCCATGAATTTGTGTGCTGGAAGAAGGAATTGGCACAGTCGGGTTCACCAGCTGATCGATACTGACGGAGGCATCAAACGGGCTGATACAGCCGATTTGGATAATACGGTCAGTTGCGGTCACAAGGCCGGTTGTTTCCAGATCAACACAAATCAGGCTGAGCTGATCAAGAGGGACTGTGGCAAGGCTGGGCATAGACAGGTTCCAGAATGTTTCGATGAAGCCGAAGTGATATGCTTTTCAGCAGGTTAGCATCCTTTGCTGAGCCTGTCGAAAGTCAAGCTGTTATCTGATGCTGAAGAATTAATAAGCTGTCTTCATATTTTGATTGACTGATTTAAAAACTGGTTTCAGTCTCTGAGGATCAGGGATGAGATCGGCAGCAAGAGACGACACTTTATGGGCTGTAAAGGGGATAGACCATGGATGATCTGAACAGCGATGATTTGAATGGCGGCGTATCTGCAGAAAAAATTGGCCGTGCCAAGCGCGGCGGTGGGCGGATGGCGCGTCATAAGGTGCGATCTGCGCCTCTGGCAGCCGATGTAAAGCCGGTTCGCCCAGGGCTGTCCGGCGGTCAGTACCGACCATTGACAGATGCGCAAATCGCCCAGATTGAACAGACAATTTACCAGATTCTGGACGAGATTGGTTTATCCCAGGCTCCGGAAAGCGGTATCGCCTATATGAGCGCGTTTGGCGCGCAGGCAGGGGAAGACGGGCGGGTCCGGTTCAGCCGCGAAGTGGTCGATAAAGCCTTATCGCTGGCGGCAAAGGATATCACTTTGTGCGGGCGCGATGCCCAGTTCGATTTGCATCTGACCGGTACGCGTGTGCATTACGGCACAGCCGGGGCGGCGGTGCATCTGGTGGATATCAAAAATAACCAATATCGTGAATCCCATCTGGCCGATATTTATGATGCGGCCCGTATTGTCCAGCAGATGGATAATATCCATTTCTTCCAGCGGCCAATGGTGGCAAGGGATATTCCGGACCCGGCTGCGCTGGACCTGAATACGGTTTATGCCTGTATCAAGGGCACAACAAAACATATCGGGACCAGCTTTACCGAAGCTGAATTTGTTGCCCCGGCAATGGAAATGTTGCATGAGGTGGCCGGCGGCGAAGCAGCATGGCGGGCCCGGCCGTTTGTCTCTAACTCCAATTGTTTTGTGGTCCCGCCTTTAAGGTTCGCAACCGAAAGCTGCCTGGTCATGGAAGAGGTGGTTAAAGCAGGTATGCCTGTATTACTGCTTTCCGCAGGGCAGGCTGGCGCAACGGCCCCTGCGTCAATTGCCGGGGCGGTCGCACAGGCTGTGGCAGAGGTTCTGGCCGGGCTTGTTTATGTGAATGCAATGGTTCCTGGCCATCCGGCGATTGCCGGGACCTGGCCGTTTGTGTCTGATTTGCGGACCGGGGCGATGTCAGGCGGGTCTGGTGAGCAGGGCTTGCTGACCGCGGCCTGTGCCCAGATGCTGCAGCATTTCGGCCTGCCCGGCGGGGCAGCGGCTGGTATGGCAGATGCCAAGATGCCGGATGCGCAATCAGGCTATGAGAAAGGCTCCACCCTTGTTATGGCCGGCCTGTCAGGGCTGAATATGGTGTATGAGGCAGCCGGTATGCATGCTTCATTAATGGGGTTTTGTCTGGAAAGCCTGGTGATCGATAATGATATGCTCGGCCAGTGCCTGCGCTGTGTACGCGGGGTCGATGTGGGGGCAGATAACCTGAGCCTGGATGTGTTCCGTGATGTCTGTATTGACGGGCCGGGCCATTATCTGGGCCATACACAGACCTTATCGCTGATGCAGTCTGAATATATCTATCCTGATTTGTCTGACCGCTCCAGCCCGAAGGAATGGGAAGAGCTGGGCAAACCGGTTCTGGTCGAAGGGGCTGCGGCAAAAGTGGCAGAGATTTTAGGCAAAGGTGATAACGGGGTCCTGGCAGCAGATGTGGATGCCCGCCTGCAAGACCGGTTCGAGCTGTTATTATAAGAGGGTGAGTGGGAGAATGCTTACCATGTGGCAGGTTTATAGACAGGCGGGCCTGTTAAACCCATCCACATAGAGGGTTGTTCGCATGGTGTCCTTTTTTATATCTGTTGAGGCTTTCCCTTTTGTAAAAAACGGAAGCCCCCGTCGCCGGGGGCCCGCAACCCCGGAACGATATCACGAGGTAGGATGGCTACAGCCTACACCTCTTTGTTCTTTTCGTTAAGTTTTAAACAGCTTAGGGATGTAGAGCGGGGGTGTTCTTTTTCAATACGTGATCTGTCTTGCTGAACAAACCGCATAGGGGTGACAATCGGTCTCAAGGCGGCAGGGGTTGATGCCTGGCGCGCGGTGCGGTAAGACAGGTTCAGTATCAGTGACTTTCCATCGGGGGAGATAACCATGGATCCAACAATCGGCCTGTTTCTGGTGATCGGCTTTCCGCTGATCTTATGCATCTTGATCTGGGCGTTTGGCCGCGCTTCTGTGGAGCCTGAGTAAGATTTAGATCAAAGTTTAAGACCAAACGATAAGAAAGC
The sequence above is a segment of the SAR116 cluster alpha proteobacterium HIMB100 genome. Coding sequences within it:
- a CDS encoding trimethylamine:corrinoid methyltransferase (PFAM: Trimethylamine methyltransferase (MTTB)), whose protein sequence is MDDLNSDDLNGGVSAEKIGRAKRGGGRMARHKVRSAPLAADVKPVRPGLSGGQYRPLTDAQIAQIEQTIYQILDEIGLSQAPESGIAYMSAFGAQAGEDGRVRFSREVVDKALSLAAKDITLCGRDAQFDLHLTGTRVHYGTAGAAVHLVDIKNNQYRESHLADIYDAARIVQQMDNIHFFQRPMVARDIPDPAALDLNTVYACIKGTTKHIGTSFTEAEFVAPAMEMLHEVAGGEAAWRARPFVSNSNCFVVPPLRFATESCLVMEEVVKAGMPVLLLSAGQAGATAPASIAGAVAQAVAEVLAGLVYVNAMVPGHPAIAGTWPFVSDLRTGAMSGGSGEQGLLTAACAQMLQHFGLPGGAAAGMADAKMPDAQSGYEKGSTLVMAGLSGLNMVYEAAGMHASLMGFCLESLVIDNDMLGQCLRCVRGVDVGADNLSLDVFRDVCIDGPGHYLGHTQTLSLMQSEYIYPDLSDRSSPKEWEELGKPVLVEGAAAKVAEILGKGDNGVLAADVDARLQDRFELLL
- a CDS encoding exonuclease, DNA polymerase III, epsilon subunit family (PFAM: Putative nucleotidyltransferase substrate binding domain; CBS domain; Exonuclease; Putative nucleotidyltransferase DUF294) — translated: MPSLATVPLDQLSLICVDLETTGLVTATDRIIQIGCISPFDASVSIDQLVNPTVPIPSSSTQIHGLTDADVATAPVFQVVFPGFRDLVKDKVIIGYNIGFDLAVIAAEADRHGLDWQPGPALCVRQLATLILGRDTMLMMGDLDSLSAHYGISGDGRHTALGDARMTAALFCALLPDLQASNITTLADARRAVSSLDDQRLATTKAGWVDVAAAPETTMNQTRLARIDPFPYSHRVSEIMHSPPHIISPDQTVLDAARLMSEQRLDCVFIGTGPDQIAGIASERDIVRCMALPTDAVVRARDIPLHNIMSAPVITVSADDYLHIALGRIHTHDIRHLGVTDATGRLAGWISVRDLTRQRLTEAMIIGDELSGAGSAADMRAALAGLPSLSASLQAEGIASYDIAAVISGQYRAAMRKAAELAEAELGPAPLSWSLLILGSGGRNESLLAPDQDHALIFDDMPDTATDAERKAALDWFLTFGQAIAERLDAAGIPYCTGGVMSSSARWCKPLSGWKQTISEWVTHGRAEDMLSVDIFFDYQPVCGEFGLADQLQDHIRISVDGQHDFLKSLARNVQNHSAGTTIFGGLKTENGRFNLKLHLLLPITETLRVLAISRSIDTRNGARRAADIFTTGTVPPEILQLSEDLQFCIRLILRQQITDLAAGRPATTSIDPALLAPQEKRLLKSIQARAGRLHQLLFNCLF
- a CDS encoding endonuclease I (PFAM: Endonuclease I), giving the protein MMFDLHNLVPAIGQVNALRSNKRYAEIKGEPRNFGACPIQHRKGIFEPGDRQKGDVARIWPYMSDRHGVRISADERAMFLRWHKKDPVSAWEREKNRRVTHVQGNGNPFIE